One genomic segment of Gemmatimonadaceae bacterium includes these proteins:
- the mgtE gene encoding magnesium transporter, with protein sequence MVMDGGRAAAPPELLYLLHGDPSELAEALAGMRAADVAEALKELGPEAGAKVMAALPFDLAVQVFDEPELDRHRAAIVRCMPPQAAAALAEAMSADQRADLVRELPESDRARLLKLLEAPTRHSLEMLLEYPPESAGGIMTTEFVAIPATWMVEQALRYIGEVGRAKETVYAVYVLDPQDQRLVHVVSLRELMTAERAAVVTTVGDQRKPLSVRTLADREEVARLISKYNLLAVPVVDDGGHVLGIVTVDDVIDAIVREQTEDVQKFGGMEALDAPYMEMGLLSMIRKRAGWLCALFLSEMLTATAMQHFEGEIARAVVLSMFIPLVMSSGGNSGSQATSLIIRALALHEIRLHDWWRIAMRELPTGLVLGSILGVIGIVRIELWQHVHLFDYGVHYHLVALTVGLALIGIVCFGSLAGSMLPFVLKRVGFDPASASAPFVATLVDVTGLVIYFSVALIVLHGTLL encoded by the coding sequence ATGGTAATGGATGGGGGGCGGGCGGCGGCTCCGCCGGAACTTCTGTATCTGTTGCATGGGGATCCTTCGGAGCTAGCCGAGGCGTTGGCCGGCATGCGCGCGGCGGACGTCGCCGAGGCGCTCAAGGAGCTTGGTCCCGAAGCGGGCGCGAAGGTGATGGCGGCGCTGCCGTTCGATCTTGCCGTGCAGGTGTTCGACGAGCCCGAGCTCGATCGACATCGTGCCGCGATCGTGCGCTGCATGCCGCCGCAGGCGGCAGCGGCCCTGGCCGAAGCGATGTCGGCGGACCAGCGTGCGGATCTCGTGCGCGAGTTGCCGGAGAGCGACCGCGCCAGGCTGCTCAAGCTACTCGAGGCGCCGACGCGTCATTCGCTGGAGATGCTGCTCGAGTATCCGCCGGAGAGTGCGGGCGGCATCATGACGACGGAGTTCGTGGCGATTCCGGCGACCTGGATGGTCGAGCAGGCGTTGCGTTACATCGGCGAGGTTGGGCGAGCTAAGGAGACCGTATACGCCGTGTACGTGCTCGATCCGCAAGATCAGAGATTGGTGCACGTCGTGTCGTTACGCGAATTGATGACGGCGGAGCGCGCGGCGGTGGTTACGACGGTAGGCGATCAGCGGAAACCATTGAGCGTGCGCACGCTCGCCGATCGTGAGGAGGTTGCGCGTCTGATCTCGAAGTACAATCTGCTTGCGGTGCCCGTGGTCGACGATGGCGGGCATGTGCTTGGCATCGTGACCGTGGACGACGTGATCGACGCGATTGTGCGGGAGCAGACCGAGGACGTGCAGAAGTTCGGTGGTATGGAGGCGCTCGATGCGCCGTACATGGAAATGGGCCTCTTGTCGATGATCCGGAAGCGCGCGGGGTGGTTGTGCGCGCTGTTTTTGTCCGAGATGTTGACGGCGACGGCGATGCAGCACTTCGAGGGAGAAATTGCGCGCGCGGTTGTGCTGTCGATGTTCATTCCGCTCGTTATGAGCTCGGGCGGGAACTCCGGGTCGCAGGCGACGTCGTTGATCATCCGTGCACTGGCGCTGCACGAAATCCGGCTTCACGATTGGTGGCGGATAGCGATGCGGGAGTTACCGACCGGCCTCGTGCTCGGCTCGATCCTTGGCGTGATCGGCATTGTGCGCATTGAGCTGTGGCAGCACGTGCACCTGTTCGATTATGGGGTGCACTATCATCTCGTTGCACTGACGGTTGGGCTGGCGCTGATCGGCATCGTGTGCTTCGGTTCGCTCGCCGGCTCGATGTTGCCGTTCGTCCTGAAGCGGGTGGGGTTCGATCCGGCGAGTGCGTCGGCGCCCTTCGTGGCGACGCTGGTCGACGTGACGGGGCTCGTGATTTATTTCTCGGTAGCGCTGATCGTCCTGCACGGGACGTTGCTCTGA